In Cystobacter fuscus DSM 2262, the genomic stretch CTCCTCGGGCCACGGGCTGAAACCCGGCAGGAGGTCCTTTCCGGCCGTGCTCACGGCTGCACCTCGGCGCCCTGCCCGAGCCCCATGGCCTGGAGCATGGTGCGGAACTTCGCCTCGGTCTCGGCCAGCTCGGACTCGGGCGTGGAGCCCACCACGATGCCCGCGCCCGCGAAGAGCCGCAGCGTGCGCTCGTCGGCCTCGGCGCAGCGGATGGTCACCGCCCACTGCCCGTCACCCGTCGCGTCGCACCAGCCCACCGTGCCCGTGTAGAAGCCGCGATCGAACGGCTCGATGGAGCCGATGGCCTCGTGCGCCAGCCGGGTCGGGAAGCCGCACACCGCGGGCGTGGGGTGCATGGCCGCGGCCAGGGTGAGCGAGGAGATGGAGGGATCCTTCAGCTCGCCGCTGATGCGGCTGGACAGGTGCCACATGGTGGGCGTGTGGATGAGCGAGGGGCCCGCGGGCACGTCCAGCGTCTTGCAGTACGGGCGCAGGGCCTCGGCCACCGCGTCGATCACCACCGCGTGCTCGTGGAGATCCTTCGGGGAGGCCATCAGGGCGGAGGCGCGCCGCTGGTCCTCGACGGGATCGGCGCTGCGCGCGGCCGAGCCCGCGAGCGGGTTGGCGAGCACCTGGAGTCCGGAGCGGGACACGAGCAGCTCGGGGCTGGCGCCGATGAGCGTGCGGCGGCCAGCGGAAGAGCCGGGCTGGGTGGGCAGGTCCACCGCGAAGGTGTAGCCCGCGGTGTTGCGCTGGGCGAGGTTGCGCAAGAGCTGGGTCAGATCGATGGGCGTGGGGGTGTCCAGGTGCAGCGAGCGCGAGAGGACGACCTTGCGCAGGGGGCTGCTGCGCATCAGCTCCAGGGCCTGGGCGACGCCGTGCAGGTAGGCGGCGGGCTCGGGCACGGGGCGCACCGTGTAGCGCGCGGTGGAGGAGGGGCGCGCGGGCGAGGCCGTGTCGAACGAGAGGGGCCCGCCGCGCTGGAACGTCATGGGCACCACCAGGTGGGAGGACAGCGAGCCGTCGAAGGGCACCGCGCCCACCACCACGGGGATGTCATGCCCGGAGTCGCGCGCCTCGTTGAGTACCTTGGTCACGTGCTCGGGCAGGCGCTGGAGCGCGTCCGGGCCCTCCAGGGGCGGCACGGTGGCGAAGGTGCCGCGCGTGAGCAGGGTGCGCTTGGGCGAGGCGAAGAAGAACGAGGAACCCGCTTCGTAGCTGTCGAGCAGTTGGGTCGCCAGTGTCTGGGCCATGGGACGTTCGGACATGGGGGTCTCCTTGGGGGATGCGGACATGGCGCCTAGGCGCCCAGGGTGGCGCCGCCATCGACACACAGGTCGTGCAGCGTGATGTGGCGGGCGCGATCGGACACGAGGAAGGCCACCGCCTCGGCGATGTCCTCCGGCGTGGCGATGCGGCGCAGGGGAATGCCCACGCGGAACGTCTCGGGAGCGCCGGCGATGACCGCGCTCGCGCCGTTCTCGTCCGCCCACAGCAAGCGCTGCATCTCCGTGTCCGTGGAGCCGGGGGACACCACGTTGCAGCGGATGCCGTGCTGGGCCAGCTCCAGGCCGAGGCACTTGGTGAACATCGTCGAGGCGGCCTTGGAGGCGGCATAGGCGGCCATCTGCATGCGCGGCACGCTCGAGGCGTTGGAGCCCACGGTGACGATGGCGCCCGACTTGCGCGGCACCATGCGCCGGGCCACCGCGCGCGAGACGTGGAACACGCCGTGGGTGTTGACCGCGAACGTGGTCGCCCAGTCCGCGTCCGACAGCGTCAGCACGGAGCCCATGCGCAGCACGCCCGCCACGTTGACCAGGGTGGTGATGGGGCCCAGCTCGCGCTCGACCCGCTCCACCACCGCCTCCACGGCGGCCGCGTCACTCACGTCCGCCACGTAGGCCTCGGCCCGGCGGTCACGCTCGCGCAGCCCCGTCACCAGCGCCTCCAACCCCGCTTGCTTCGTGTCGAGCGCCGCGATCGCGGCCTCTCCCGCCAGCGCGCGGGCCACCGCCGCCCCAATGCCTTGCGCCGCTCCCGTCACCAGCGCCACCTGGGCTTTCGTCCCCATCCGGGCCTCCTCGTGAGAACTTGAAAATGAGAATGGTTCTCATTATCGTTTTCGGGGCAGTCTCCTCCCATGCCTTGACGTGGCTTGTCAAGAGAAGGAGGGAGAGGTTCTCACGGAGAAGGGGACCTGCGAGGTCGTCCCGCGCCTTTCCGGGTGGAAAGTGGGAGGGACGTCCGAGGTCATGTTCGCGTCATGCCCGCGAGGCGCACGAGGCGCCCCGGGCACGAGGGGGTTCAGCTGTTGAGCATCGGGTGGCCCTGGTGCGCGACGAGCAGGTCATGCATGTCGTTGGCGTGCTCCTCCTCCTTGGCGAGGATCTCCTCCAACAAGCGCCGGGTGGTCGGGTCATGGTTGGCGAAGTAGCGGATCATCTCCTGGTAGGTCTGGATGGCGATGCGCTCGGCGATTAGATCCTCGCGGATCATCTCCACCAGGTTCTTGCCCTGGATGAACTGGCTCGCGCTGCGTGTCAGCAGACCCTCGGGATTGAAGTTGGCTTCGCCGCCCAGTTGACTGATGCGCTCGGCGAGCAGCATGGCGTGGTCGTTCTCCTCCCGCGCGTGCTCGAGGAACTCCGCCTTCACCGACTCGCTGTTGATGCCTTGCGCGGCGACGGCGTGCGAACTGTAGCGCAGCACACACACGAGTTCGGTGGCCAGCGCCTCGTTGAGCACCTTGACGGTGAGCTGCACATCCCCCTCGTAGTCCTGGGTGAGGGCACCTTTCTCCAGGTGCTCTCGTGCCCGGCGGCGGATCTCCGTGATGTCGGTCAGGAATGGTTGGGTATTGTCGGACATGGTGGGTCTCCCTTGATGAACCTGGGCTTGCTCCACCACGTTGAGCACGGCGCCCCGCAACACCCATCCCGGGGAGAGCATTCAAGAGGGCACGAGGCTCGCTCGGCTGCTTCCTCACCGGGCGGCCGTCAGGCGGTGCGTGGGCCCCGGGCCTTCACAGCCACAGGCGCCAGAGCAGGCCCAGGCGGGTGGTGTAGCCGACGGAGGCGCGCTCGATGTGGCCGTCCGCGGAGATGAAGAAGGTGGTGGGGAACTGCTCGAGGGCGAAGGCGCGCATCGCCTCGGAGCCGCCGAGCAGCACGGGGTAGTCCACGGCCTGCTCCCGGGCGAAGCGGCGCACGTCCGCCTCGTCCTCGTAGGCCACCGCCACGGAGAACACCTGGGCGGAGTCTCCCACCATGCCCTGGAGCGCGGAGAGGGTGGAGGACTCGGCCTTGCACACCCCGCACCAGGGGGCCCAGAAGGAGAGCACCACGGGCTTGCCCCTCAGCGAGGACAGGCGCACCGGCTCGCCGCCGGAGAGAGGGCGCAGCACCAGGTCCGGCGCGGGCGCCCCCGTGGGCAGGTGGCGCGTCTGCCAGAGGCTCACCCCGGTGAAGAGCAGCGCCAGCAGCAACACGTCCATCAGCAGGCGCGTCCCCGCGGGGCGGCGCATCCGGTTCCAGAGCCGCCCGAGTCGTGTACCTGGTGCGCGCTGCTCGTCCATCGTGGTGGCGACTAGAGCACGTCCTGGAGGCCGCGGGCCATCATCCAGTTGTCATGGTAGACGACGCCGGTGGGCGCGACGGTGTCGCTGCGGTACAGCCCCACCTTCAGGTAGTTGACCTGCCCGGAGAACTGGGTGGCGATGTAGCGCTTGGGCAGCACGAGCTGGCCGTCGTAGTACAGCTCGACGAAGCCCACGCTGGCGCTGGCGGACCACTTCACGTGGAAGATGAAGTCGTGCCACTTGCCGCGCACCAGCGGCGTCTTCCAGACGATGACGCCCGGGCTGCCGCCGATGTTCAGCCGCACCTCCTCGCCGTACACGTAGAACTCCACGGGGGGCGAGCCGCTGCTGCCGCTGTGGTGCCACTGGGTGAAGAGCTGCCACGTCTTGGCGCTCGGGAAGTCCGTGGCGAACATCGTGCTCCACCGGTAGTAGTACTCCGAGCCCGAGGGCTCGTTCGTCATCTGGATCAGCTCGTTGCGGTTGCCGCTGGAGTTGATGGGATCATCGCCCTGCTTCACGGTGGCCTTGAGGGCGTAGCTGCCCTGGCGCACGGGCGAGGTCACCACCGCCAGCCGGTCCGCGCTCACCATCTGCTCGCTGTCCCACTGCGAGCGATCCTTCGTCTCGAAGTCCGCCTTCCACACCACGCCCGAGGCGGTGACCGGGCCGGCGCACACGCGCGCCTCGGCGATGCTCGCCCACTCGTTGAGCGAGTTGCCCTGGAAGGTGATGCGCAGGCGGCGCGAGGTCAGCGCGCTGAAGGTGTACGTCTCCGCCGCCGTCGTCGTGCCGGTGCTCGTGCCCGAGTAGACCGGCGTGTAGCTCATCCCGTCCGGGGAGACGGAGATCGTGAAGGTATTGGCGCGCAGGTTGCCCTCGTGCCACGCGATGGCCACGCCCTGCATGCTCTTGAGCGAGCCCAGATCGTAGTCGATCCACGAGCCCTTGCCGAGGTTGCTCCAGCGCGTGCCGAGTTGGTCATCCATCGTGTTCTGCGGCCCATTGCCATCGTTGCCGCTGGCCAGCACCGACTGGGCCGTGAGGGGGGTGCAGTTCTGCACGACCAGGGTCGTGGAGGCATCCGCGACATGGCTGTCAGGTAGGCCTTCGGTGTCAGAGGTATTGGGTGTGCCGCACGCGGAGACGGCGATGACAAGCAATAGATCTGCCAGCAGCAGTGTTCTGTTCACGGAGAGGCTTCCTGGGGGCGGGGCAAAGACAGACGGTGCGAGGCTTTTCACCCGCGGACGGGTGGGGGGACGGCGGGACGCGCCCCTCCCGTCAAGCCCGGGAAGCCGTGGGGCTCCTGGCGTGCGGGAGAGAAGGAATGGAATCGTTCTCGTGTGCTCCTGAGTAACGCCGGCGTGGGGACGCCTGGGATTTCGCGCGTTCTCAGCATCTCTCAAAGATATTCTCTATTCAACACGGAAATCGCTTGCCTGCCTGTCTGCCAGACGGCCAGGAGTTGGGTATTCCATTGTAATGGGAGAGTTCCAATTCCATGGGCAGACGTCCGCGCCGCGCGGTGCATGGATTTTCACCGGCATTCATTCGTCACGGAGGACTGAAAGGGATTGCGGGCCGCGCGGGGGGGGATCAGCCCTCGCCCCCGGAGAGCCGGGAGAGCTCCCGCAGCGACTCCTGCACGGCGTTCCAGTCGGGGGCCGTCCCTCGCGTCCGGGCGGACTCCAGGAGGAACTCCATGCGCCCCGCGGCGGTGCTCACCGCGTGGAAGCCGTAGGAGCCGGCGGTGCCGTACAGCCTGTGGGCGAGCGAGGACACTTCCTCCAGGTCCGGGGCCTGACCGGTCCGGGCCCGCAGCACCGCGTCCGACAGCTCACGCACCTTGTCGCCCAGGCGCTCCAGGTACTCGGCTTTCAGGGCCGCCAGCATGGCCGCCATGTCCGCGTCCTCGGCGTTGTCCAGCAGGGAGCGTGCGGGCGGTGGGGGAGGGCGGGGCACCACGGCCTTCTCCACCCAGTCGACGAGCTCCTGGGGCGTGGGGGCGTGGGCGCGCAGGTCCTTCGGGAAGGAGGAGGCGAAGAGGACGGGCAGGTGGGGATCCGCGCGGCGCAGCTCCTGGATGAGCGCCGTGTCGCTCATTCCCGGGGGCAGCCGGTCCACGATGACGGCGTCCACCCGCTCGAGCGAGAGCGCGGCGCGGGCCTCCGCCACGCCGAGGGCCGTCTCCACCTGGTAGCCGCGCTCGCTCAGGTACGCGGCGACGGGCGAGCAGGGCTGCCCGCCGTCCTCCAGCAAGAGGAGCTTGCGGCGAATCATGACGCCTCCTGGTGGGGCCCGCGGCCGCCCTCGTGCGGGGCCAGCAGTCCGTTGAGCAACTCCCGCACCGAGGTCATCAGGGCCTCCTCGGTGGTGCGCGTCTTGATGTGGTGGCGGGTATGGCCGAGCGTGAGCTGGTGCTCGTCCACCGAGGACAAGTCCCTGCCGGTGAAGACGATGAGGGGCGTGCCGCGGCCCTTGCCCTGGCGCAGGATGTCCACCACCTCGAAGCCGTCCATTCGGGGCAGGCCCACGTCCAGGACGATGAGATCCGGCGGGGTGGCGCGCGCGAGCGCCACCGCGTCCTCTCCATCCTGGGCCTCGTAGCAGACGGCGCCGAGCCGCTCCAACTGGGTGCGCAGCACCTGGCGCGTGGTCACGTCGTCATCCACGAGCAGCACGCGCGCCTGGCCGGGCTGGCGCACCGCGTAGCGCACCGTGCGCAGGAAGCTCGCCTCGTCGAAGGGCTTGAGCATCCAGTCCACCAGCAGGGGCTGGACGGAGCCCTCGTGCTGCTCGGTGAGCATGATGATGGGCAGCTCCCGGGTGTGCGGTTGCTCGCGCAGCCGGCGCACGAAGTCGATCTCCCGGCCCTCGGTGTGCCGGGGATCCACCACCAGCGCGTCCGGCGCGCCCACC encodes the following:
- a CDS encoding ferritin-like domain-containing protein, with the translated sequence MSDNTQPFLTDITEIRRRAREHLEKGALTQDYEGDVQLTVKVLNEALATELVCVLRYSSHAVAAQGINSESVKAEFLEHAREENDHAMLLAERISQLGGEANFNPEGLLTRSASQFIQGKNLVEMIREDLIAERIAIQTYQEMIRYFANHDPTTRRLLEEILAKEEEHANDMHDLLVAHQGHPMLNS
- the dhbC gene encoding isochorismate synthase DhbC: MSERPMAQTLATQLLDSYEAGSSFFFASPKRTLLTRGTFATVPPLEGPDALQRLPEHVTKVLNEARDSGHDIPVVVGAVPFDGSLSSHLVVPMTFQRGGPLSFDTASPARPSSTARYTVRPVPEPAAYLHGVAQALELMRSSPLRKVVLSRSLHLDTPTPIDLTQLLRNLAQRNTAGYTFAVDLPTQPGSSAGRRTLIGASPELLVSRSGLQVLANPLAGSAARSADPVEDQRRASALMASPKDLHEHAVVIDAVAEALRPYCKTLDVPAGPSLIHTPTMWHLSSRISGELKDPSISSLTLAAAMHPTPAVCGFPTRLAHEAIGSIEPFDRGFYTGTVGWCDATGDGQWAVTIRCAEADERTLRLFAGAGIVVGSTPESELAETEAKFRTMLQAMGLGQGAEVQP
- a CDS encoding Hpt domain-containing protein; the protein is MIRRKLLLLEDGGQPCSPVAAYLSERGYQVETALGVAEARAALSLERVDAVIVDRLPPGMSDTALIQELRRADPHLPVLFASSFPKDLRAHAPTPQELVDWVEKAVVPRPPPPPARSLLDNAEDADMAAMLAALKAEYLERLGDKVRELSDAVLRARTGQAPDLEEVSSLAHRLYGTAGSYGFHAVSTAAGRMEFLLESARTRGTAPDWNAVQESLRELSRLSGGEG
- a CDS encoding TlpA family protein disulfide reductase; this encodes MRRPAGTRLLMDVLLLALLFTGVSLWQTRHLPTGAPAPDLVLRPLSGGEPVRLSSLRGKPVVLSFWAPWCGVCKAESSTLSALQGMVGDSAQVFSVAVAYEDEADVRRFAREQAVDYPVLLGGSEAMRAFALEQFPTTFFISADGHIERASVGYTTRLGLLWRLWL
- a CDS encoding 2,3-dihydro-2,3-dihydroxybenzoate dehydrogenase → MGTKAQVALVTGAAQGIGAAVARALAGEAAIAALDTKQAGLEALVTGLRERDRRAEAYVADVSDAAAVEAVVERVERELGPITTLVNVAGVLRMGSVLTLSDADWATTFAVNTHGVFHVSRAVARRMVPRKSGAIVTVGSNASSVPRMQMAAYAASKAASTMFTKCLGLELAQHGIRCNVVSPGSTDTEMQRLLWADENGASAVIAGAPETFRVGIPLRRIATPEDIAEAVAFLVSDRARHITLHDLCVDGGATLGA
- a CDS encoding heparin lyase I family protein, which produces MNRTLLLADLLLVIAVSACGTPNTSDTEGLPDSHVADASTTLVVQNCTPLTAQSVLASGNDGNGPQNTMDDQLGTRWSNLGKGSWIDYDLGSLKSMQGVAIAWHEGNLRANTFTISVSPDGMSYTPVYSGTSTGTTTAAETYTFSALTSRRLRITFQGNSLNEWASIAEARVCAGPVTASGVVWKADFETKDRSQWDSEQMVSADRLAVVTSPVRQGSYALKATVKQGDDPINSSGNRNELIQMTNEPSGSEYYYRWSTMFATDFPSAKTWQLFTQWHHSGSSGSPPVEFYVYGEEVRLNIGGSPGVIVWKTPLVRGKWHDFIFHVKWSASASVGFVELYYDGQLVLPKRYIATQFSGQVNYLKVGLYRSDTVAPTGVVYHDNWMMARGLQDVL